The Roseicyclus marinus genome has a segment encoding these proteins:
- a CDS encoding YdcH family protein, with translation MSLGSHLQELKKKHAHLSEKVEQAQRSPGIDDLAIRELKKEKLRLKEEIARLDS, from the coding sequence ATGTCGCTTGGGTCTCATCTGCAGGAACTGAAGAAGAAACACGCACACCTCTCCGAGAAAGTGGAACAGGCGCAACGCAGTCCCGGCATCGACGATCTGGCGATCCGCGAGCTGAAAAAGGAAAAGCTCCGCCTCAAGGAAGAAATCGCCCGTCTGGACAGCTGA
- the phbB gene encoding acetoacetyl-CoA reductase, producing MARVALVTGGSRGIGEAISKALKAEGYEVAATYAGNDEKAAAFTKETGIKTYKWNVADYDSSKAGIAQVEADLGPIDVVVANAGITRDAMFHRMTPEQWKEVVDTNLTGVFNTVHPVWPGMRERQFGRVIVISSINGQKGQAGQVNYAATKAGDLGIVKSLAQEGAKFGITANAICPGYIATEMVMAIDESVREKIIKGIPAGRLGEPEEIARCVVFLASENSGFINGSTISANGAQFFV from the coding sequence ATGGCAAGAGTAGCGCTCGTCACCGGCGGCAGCCGCGGCATCGGAGAGGCCATTTCCAAGGCCCTGAAAGCGGAAGGCTACGAGGTCGCCGCCACCTATGCCGGCAATGACGAGAAGGCCGCCGCCTTCACCAAGGAAACCGGCATCAAGACCTACAAGTGGAACGTCGCCGATTACGACAGTTCCAAGGCCGGGATCGCGCAGGTCGAGGCCGATCTGGGCCCGATCGACGTGGTTGTCGCCAATGCGGGCATCACGCGCGACGCGATGTTCCACCGCATGACGCCCGAACAGTGGAAAGAGGTCGTCGACACCAACCTGACCGGCGTCTTCAACACGGTTCACCCCGTCTGGCCGGGCATGCGCGAGCGTCAGTTCGGGCGGGTCATCGTGATCTCGTCGATCAACGGCCAGAAGGGTCAGGCGGGCCAGGTGAACTATGCCGCGACCAAGGCGGGCGATCTGGGCATCGTCAAATCGCTGGCCCAGGAAGGCGCGAAATTCGGCATCACGGCCAATGCGATCTGCCCCGGCTATATCGCCACGGAAATGGTGATGGCGATCGACGAATCGGTGCGCGAAAAGATCATCAAGGGCATTCCCGCCGGTCGTCTGGGCGAGCCCGAGGAAATCGCGCGCTGCGTGGTGTTCCTCGCCTCCGAGAATTCGGGCTTCATCAACGGTTCGACGATTTCGGCCAACGGGGCGCAGTTCTTCGTCTGA
- a CDS encoding electron transfer flavoprotein-ubiquinone oxidoreductase — MSEPTRESMEYDVVIVGAGPAGLSAAIRLKQIDADLNVVVLEKGSEVGAHILSGAVLDPVGLNRLIPDWKKRGAPITVPVREDKFYVLGEGGGIRLPNKLMPGLMNNHGNYIVSMGNVCRWMAQQAEDLGVEIFPGMSCSQIVYGEKGEVAGVVAGEFGKNPDGTPGDAYEPGMELRGKYVLLAEGVRGSLTKEVLAKYDLQKDSCPQKFGLGMKEIWEIDPEKHREGTVMHTMGWPLGSNAGGGSFIYHLENNQVYVGFVVHLNYENPHLYPYMEFQRFKHHPMVAELLKGGKRIAYGARAISEGGWQSMPKAVAPGVAVLGCGVGLVNVPRIKGNHNAMLSGIEAAEAAAAAIKAGRASDELTAYDDFLRKDGPIARDLKPVRNVKPLWSKYGLVGGVVLGGMDMWTNSLLGLSVFGTMKHGKSDAAATGKAKDHAPIDYPKPDGVLSFDRLTNVSYSMTNHEEHQPPHLQLKDSSIPISVNLPEYAEPAQRYCPAGVYEVVGEGAEARFVVNFQNCVHCKTCDIKDPSQNIHWTVPQGGDGPNYPNM, encoded by the coding sequence ATGTCCGAACCGACCCGTGAAAGCATGGAATATGACGTGGTCATCGTGGGCGCAGGCCCCGCGGGCCTGTCCGCCGCGATCCGCCTCAAGCAGATCGACGCCGATCTCAATGTCGTCGTTCTGGAAAAGGGGTCCGAGGTGGGGGCGCATATCCTGTCGGGGGCGGTGCTCGACCCGGTGGGGTTGAACCGGCTGATCCCCGACTGGAAGAAACGCGGCGCGCCGATCACCGTGCCCGTGCGCGAGGACAAGTTCTACGTGCTGGGCGAGGGGGGCGGCATCCGCCTGCCCAACAAGCTGATGCCGGGGCTGATGAACAACCACGGCAATTACATCGTGTCCATGGGCAATGTCTGCCGCTGGATGGCCCAGCAGGCCGAGGACCTGGGGGTCGAGATCTTCCCCGGCATGTCCTGTTCCCAGATCGTCTATGGCGAGAAGGGCGAGGTTGCGGGCGTGGTCGCGGGCGAGTTCGGCAAGAACCCCGATGGCACGCCGGGCGATGCCTATGAACCGGGGATGGAGCTGCGCGGCAAATACGTGCTGCTGGCCGAAGGCGTGCGCGGCTCGCTGACCAAGGAAGTTCTGGCGAAATACGATCTCCAGAAAGACAGCTGCCCCCAGAAATTCGGCCTCGGCATGAAGGAAATCTGGGAAATCGACCCCGAAAAGCACCGCGAAGGCACGGTGATGCACACGATGGGCTGGCCCCTGGGCAGCAATGCGGGCGGCGGGTCCTTTATCTATCACCTTGAAAACAATCAGGTCTATGTCGGGTTCGTGGTCCATCTGAACTACGAGAACCCGCACCTCTATCCCTACATGGAATTCCAGCGCTTCAAGCATCACCCGATGGTGGCCGAGCTCTTGAAGGGCGGAAAGCGCATCGCCTATGGCGCGCGCGCCATTTCCGAGGGGGGCTGGCAATCGATGCCCAAGGCCGTGGCGCCCGGTGTCGCGGTGCTTGGCTGCGGTGTGGGCCTCGTGAACGTGCCGCGCATCAAGGGCAACCACAACGCCATGCTCTCGGGGATCGAGGCGGCCGAGGCCGCCGCCGCCGCGATCAAGGCGGGGCGTGCCAGCGACGAGCTGACGGCCTATGACGATTTCCTGCGCAAGGACGGCCCGATCGCCCGCGATCTCAAGCCGGTGCGCAACGTCAAGCCGCTCTGGTCGAAATACGGGCTCGTTGGCGGTGTCGTTCTGGGCGGGATGGACATGTGGACGAACAGCCTGTTGGGCCTGTCCGTCTTTGGCACGATGAAACACGGCAAATCCGATGCCGCGGCCACCGGCAAGGCCAAGGACCATGCCCCCATCGACTATCCCAAGCCCGATGGCGTGCTGAGTTTCGACCGTCTGACCAATGTCAGCTATTCGATGACCAATCACGAGGAACACCAGCCGCCGCATCTGCAGCTCAAGGATTCCAGCATCCCGATTTCCGTGAACCTGCCCGAATATGCCGAACCCGCGCAGCGCTATTGCCCCGCTGGCGTCTACGAAGTGGTGGGCGAGGGGGCCGAGGCGCGCTTCGTCGTCAATTTCCAGAACTGCGTCCATTGCAAGACCTGCGACATCAAGGATCCGTCGCAGAACATCCACTGGACCGTGCCGCAGGGGGGCGATGGGCCCAACTACCCGAACATGTGA
- a CDS encoding DUF2007 domain-containing protein, protein MLEIMRSTDPTEIAFASALLSGEGIEVFELDVHMSVLEGSIGILPRRLLVKRTDAFHARTVLRDNDLPVTE, encoded by the coding sequence ATGCTTGAAATCATGCGCAGCACCGACCCGACCGAGATCGCCTTTGCCTCGGCGCTTTTGTCCGGCGAGGGTATAGAGGTGTTCGAACTCGACGTCCATATGAGCGTGCTCGAGGGGTCTATCGGCATTTTGCCGCGCCGCCTGCTGGTGAAACGCACCGATGCCTTTCACGCCCGCACCGTCCTGCGCGACAATGATCTGCCGGTGACCGAGTGA
- a CDS encoding acetyl-CoA C-acetyltransferase produces MTNVVIASAARTPVGSFLGSFAGTPAHELGRVVIEAVVERAGIDKADVSETILGQVLTAAQGQNPARQAHVNAGLPKEAAAWGINQVCGSGLRAVALGAQHIMLGDAAIVVAGGQENMSMSPHAAALRQGQKMGNMSYIDTMIRDGLWDAFNGYHMGQTAENVAQQWQISREMQDEFAVASQNKAEAAQKAGRFADEIVGVTVKSRKGDLIVDSDEYIRHGATLDSMAKLRPAFTKDGSVTAGNASGLNDGAAATLLMSADEAERRGIEPLARIASYATAGLDPSIMGVGPIYASRKALEKAGWSVGDLDLVEANEAFAAQACAVNKDMGWDPSIVNVNGGAIAIGHPIGASGCRVLNTLLFEMKRRGAKKGLATLCIGGGMGVALCVERP; encoded by the coding sequence ATGACCAATGTCGTCATCGCCTCGGCCGCACGCACGCCCGTCGGCAGTTTTCTAGGCTCCTTCGCCGGAACGCCCGCCCATGAGCTGGGCCGCGTCGTGATCGAGGCCGTGGTGGAACGCGCGGGCATCGACAAGGCCGACGTGTCGGAAACGATCCTGGGCCAGGTGCTGACGGCGGCGCAGGGGCAGAACCCGGCGCGCCAGGCGCATGTGAATGCGGGCCTGCCCAAGGAAGCGGCGGCCTGGGGCATCAACCAGGTCTGCGGATCGGGCCTGCGCGCGGTGGCGCTGGGCGCGCAGCACATCATGCTGGGCGATGCGGCCATCGTGGTCGCGGGCGGGCAGGAAAACATGTCGATGTCCCCCCATGCCGCGGCGCTGCGGCAGGGCCAGAAAATGGGCAACATGTCCTATATCGACACGATGATCCGCGACGGGCTGTGGGATGCGTTCAACGGCTACCACATGGGCCAGACCGCCGAGAACGTCGCCCAGCAGTGGCAGATCAGCCGCGAGATGCAGGATGAATTCGCCGTCGCGAGCCAGAACAAGGCCGAAGCCGCGCAAAAGGCCGGCCGCTTTGCCGACGAGATCGTGGGTGTCACCGTCAAGAGCCGCAAGGGCGATCTGATCGTGGACAGCGACGAATACATCCGCCACGGCGCGACGCTCGACAGCATGGCCAAGCTGCGCCCCGCCTTCACCAAGGACGGGTCGGTCACGGCGGGCAACGCGAGCGGGTTGAACGACGGCGCGGCGGCGACGCTGCTGATGTCGGCGGATGAGGCCGAGCGGCGCGGGATCGAACCGCTGGCGCGTATCGCCTCCTATGCCACCGCGGGGCTTGACCCGTCGATCATGGGCGTCGGCCCGATCTACGCGAGCCGCAAGGCGCTGGAAAAGGCGGGCTGGTCGGTCGGGGACCTCGACCTTGTCGAGGCGAACGAGGCTTTCGCCGCGCAGGCCTGTGCCGTGAACAAGGACATGGGCTGGGACCCGTCCATCGTGAACGTGAACGGGGGCGCCATCGCCATCGGCCATCCCATCGGCGCCTCGGGCTGCCGCGTTCTGAACACGCTCTTGTTCGAGATGAAGCGCCGCGGCGCGAAAAAGGGTCTTGCCACGCTGTGCATCGGCGGCGGCATGGGCGTTGCGCTCTGCGTCGAGCGCCCCTGA
- a CDS encoding EAL domain-containing protein, giving the protein MGHMRGKPVEAGFGSPLEAAIAERDRGTLGMVRTALTRGDVVLAYQPVLRAGSGGVAFYEGLIRILDETGRVIPAREFIGAVEDQELGRRIDCVALRLGLQALHAHPGLRLSVNMSARSVGYPEWMQILRRTIRHRPETVRRLILEITETSAMMMPELVTVFMAEMRDKGILFALDDFGAGQTSFRHLRHFSFDIVKIDGAFTRNVDADADNQVLYEALVGLARHFDMVTVAEAVETEAEARWLSAAGVGCLQGFHFGAPIFDPPWAKRQTEGQAAGRRRGPAGGGRAQGSGQGPA; this is encoded by the coding sequence ATGGGCCACATGCGGGGAAAACCGGTCGAGGCGGGATTTGGCAGCCCGCTGGAGGCCGCGATCGCGGAACGGGATCGGGGCACGCTGGGAATGGTGCGCACGGCGCTGACGCGCGGCGATGTCGTGCTGGCCTATCAGCCGGTGTTGCGGGCCGGAAGTGGCGGCGTGGCCTTTTACGAGGGGTTGATCCGCATCCTGGACGAGACCGGGCGCGTGATCCCGGCGCGCGAGTTCATCGGCGCGGTGGAGGACCAGGAGCTGGGCCGCCGGATCGATTGCGTGGCGCTGCGGCTGGGGTTGCAGGCGCTGCATGCGCATCCCGGCCTGCGGCTGTCGGTGAACATGTCGGCGCGGTCGGTGGGCTATCCGGAGTGGATGCAGATCCTGCGCCGGACGATCCGCCACCGGCCCGAGACGGTGCGCCGCCTCATCCTCGAGATCACCGAAACCAGTGCGATGATGATGCCCGAGCTGGTGACCGTCTTCATGGCGGAGATGCGGGACAAGGGCATTTTGTTCGCGCTCGATGATTTCGGGGCGGGGCAGACCTCGTTCCGGCATCTGCGGCATTTCAGTTTCGACATCGTCAAGATCGACGGGGCCTTTACCCGGAATGTCGATGCCGATGCCGACAACCAGGTGCTGTACGAGGCGCTGGTGGGGCTTGCGCGGCATTTCGACATGGTGACCGTCGCCGAAGCGGTCGAAACCGAGGCGGAGGCGCGATGGCTGTCGGCGGCGGGGGTCGGATGCCTGCAAGGGTTCCATTTCGGGGCGCCGATCTTTGATCCGCCCTGGGCCAAGAGGCAGACGGAGGGGCAAGCGGCGGGGCGGCGCAGGGGACCGGCCGGGGGCGGGCGCGCGCAAGGATCGGGACAGGGTCCGGCATAG
- a CDS encoding tRNA1(Val) (adenine(37)-N6)-methyltransferase, giving the protein MITTRDAFLGGRLQILQPRDGYRAATDPVFLAAACPAQPGERVLELGCGVGTAALCLAARVGGLRLVGVERQEAYADLARKNAEAAGVTMEVVTADLTALPPALRQLSFDHVLANPPYFTAGDGTGAQDAGREAANRAETPLSDWIGVARARLKPQGWLTLIHLAERLPDCLSLLCDGFGAVTVLPIQPRPGRAANRVLIRARKGAKTPFRLLPPLLVHDAASHPGDHPDFTATAEAVLRQAAPIPFDLSIPGI; this is encoded by the coding sequence GTGATCACGACCCGCGATGCATTCCTGGGGGGGCGGCTGCAGATCCTGCAACCGCGCGACGGGTATCGCGCCGCGACCGACCCCGTATTCCTCGCCGCCGCTTGCCCGGCGCAGCCCGGTGAGCGCGTGCTGGAATTGGGCTGCGGGGTGGGCACCGCCGCGCTCTGCCTTGCCGCGCGGGTGGGCGGGCTGCGGCTGGTCGGGGTGGAACGGCAAGAGGCCTATGCCGATCTGGCCCGCAAGAATGCCGAGGCCGCAGGCGTCACGATGGAGGTGGTCACGGCCGATCTGACCGCCCTGCCGCCCGCGCTGCGCCAGCTGTCCTTTGATCATGTTCTGGCCAACCCGCCCTATTTCACCGCCGGCGACGGAACCGGCGCGCAGGATGCCGGGCGCGAGGCCGCGAACCGCGCCGAAACGCCCCTGTCCGACTGGATCGGGGTGGCGCGTGCGCGGCTCAAGCCGCAGGGCTGGCTGACCCTGATCCACCTGGCCGAACGGCTGCCCGACTGCCTGTCGTTGCTGTGCGACGGGTTCGGGGCCGTCACCGTCCTGCCGATCCAGCCCCGACCGGGCCGCGCGGCAAACCGTGTCCTGATCCGGGCGCGCAAGGGGGCGAAAACGCCGTTCCGGCTGCTGCCGCCCCTTCTGGTGCATGACGCGGCCAGCCATCCGGGCGATCACCCCGATTTCACCGCGACGGCAGAGGCGGTTCTGCGCCAGGCCGCCCCGATCCCCTTCGATCTTTCGATACCGGGCATTTGA
- a CDS encoding DNA-3-methyladenine glycosylase I codes for MDRCGWCGTDPLYVAYHDTEWGVPERDGRALWEKLILDGFQAGLSWITILRKRDAFRTAFAGFDPVEIARWGEPEIARLLADPGIVRHRGKCEAAITNARAFLDLGGPEAFADFIWRHVDGTPLQPERPDIAAVPAFTPLSERLSKELKHAGFRFCGPTITYAWMQATGLVNDHVTTCHRHAALR; via the coding sequence ATGGATCGCTGCGGCTGGTGCGGAACCGATCCGCTCTATGTCGCCTATCACGACACCGAATGGGGCGTGCCCGAACGCGATGGCCGCGCGCTTTGGGAAAAGCTCATCCTCGACGGGTTCCAGGCGGGGCTCTCCTGGATCACGATCCTGCGCAAACGCGACGCGTTCCGCACGGCCTTCGCCGGGTTCGACCCGGTGGAAATCGCCCGCTGGGGCGAACCCGAGATTGCCCGCCTGCTCGCCGATCCCGGCATCGTACGCCATCGCGGCAAATGCGAGGCGGCGATCACCAATGCCCGTGCCTTCCTCGATCTCGGCGGCCCCGAGGCTTTCGCCGATTTCATCTGGCGCCATGTCGACGGCACGCCGCTGCAACCCGAACGCCCCGATATAGCCGCCGTGCCCGCCTTCACCCCGCTCAGCGAACGCCTCTCGAAAGAGCTCAAGCACGCAGGTTTCCGCTTCTGCGGCCCCACCATCACCTATGCCTGGATGCAGGCGACGGGTCTCGTCAACGACCATGTCACCACCTGCCATCGGCATGCGGCGCTGCGCTGA
- a CDS encoding 4-(cytidine 5'-diphospho)-2-C-methyl-D-erythritol kinase, translated as MRLLAPAKVNLALHVTGRRDDGYHLLDSIVVFADHGDTITLAPSADLSLTVTGPRAGGVPTDRRNLIWQAAELFPPGQGAAITLDKHLPHAGGIGGGSSDAATTLRGLAEFWAQPMPDAAAILSLGADVPVCAFGAPARMAGIGEEITPLPDLPPLWIVLVNPGVEVPTGSVFKALARADNPPLPELPAEGWPDAVALVDWLCRTRNDLEPPARAIQPEIGRVIDRLNARPGCLLARMSGSGATCFALFAEEFPARDAAAAIAADQPDWWSVAAPVLGVR; from the coding sequence GTGAGGTTGCTGGCCCCCGCCAAGGTCAATCTTGCGCTGCATGTCACCGGACGCCGCGACGATGGCTATCACCTGCTCGACAGTATCGTGGTCTTTGCCGATCACGGCGACACGATCACGCTTGCGCCCTCGGCCGATCTGTCGCTGACGGTCACGGGGCCGCGCGCGGGTGGCGTGCCGACCGACCGGCGCAACCTGATCTGGCAGGCGGCCGAATTGTTCCCGCCGGGGCAGGGGGCGGCGATCACGCTCGACAAGCATCTGCCCCATGCGGGCGGGATCGGCGGCGGTTCGTCGGATGCGGCCACGACGCTCAGGGGGCTGGCGGAATTCTGGGCCCAACCGATGCCCGATGCGGCAGCGATCCTGTCGCTGGGGGCGGATGTGCCGGTTTGTGCCTTTGGCGCTCCTGCGCGCATGGCCGGGATCGGGGAAGAGATCACCCCCCTGCCGGATCTGCCGCCGCTCTGGATCGTGCTGGTCAATCCCGGCGTCGAGGTTCCGACCGGATCGGTGTTCAAGGCGCTGGCGCGCGCCGACAACCCGCCCCTGCCGGAGCTGCCTGCAGAAGGCTGGCCCGATGCCGTGGCGCTTGTCGATTGGCTGTGCCGGACGCGGAACGATCTGGAGCCGCCCGCCCGCGCCATCCAGCCCGAGATCGGGCGCGTGATCGACCGGCTGAACGCGCGGCCCGGCTGCCTGTTGGCGCGGATGTCGGGGTCGGGCGCGACCTGTTTCGCGCTATTCGCGGAGGAATTCCCGGCGCGCGATGCCGCCGCCGCCATCGCCGCCGATCAGCCCGATTGGTGGAGCGTGGCCGCGCCGGTTCTGGGCGTCAGGTAA
- a CDS encoding polyprenyl synthetase family protein, which yields MSLDTAATQPHERMQAALADDLEAVNLLIRDRMASEHAPRIPEVTAHLVEAGGKRVRPMLTLAAARLCGYEGEAHRKLAATVEFIHTATLLHDDVVDESQKRRGRPTANLLWDNKSSVLVGDYLFARSFQLMVETGNLRVLNILSNAAAVIAEGEVLQLTAAMNLSTTEDIYLQVIRGKTAALFRAACEVGGVIAERPEPMIEGLATYGDGLGIAFQMADDLLDWGGSSGAIGKNTGDDFRERKLTLPVIRAVARADATERAFWERTIEKGDQRDGDLEQAMDLLRRHGTLEETRAEAMGWSARARDALAVLPDHPLRDMMADLADYVVARLT from the coding sequence ATGAGCCTCGACACTGCTGCAACCCAGCCGCATGAACGGATGCAGGCCGCGCTGGCCGATGATCTGGAGGCGGTCAACCTGCTGATCCGCGACCGGATGGCATCGGAACATGCCCCCCGCATCCCCGAAGTGACCGCCCATCTGGTCGAGGCCGGCGGCAAGCGCGTGCGCCCGATGCTGACGCTCGCCGCCGCCCGCCTGTGCGGCTACGAGGGGGAGGCGCACCGCAAGCTCGCCGCAACGGTGGAATTCATCCATACCGCGACGCTTCTGCATGACGACGTGGTCGACGAGAGCCAGAAACGGCGCGGGCGGCCCACGGCCAACCTGCTCTGGGACAACAAATCCAGCGTTCTGGTGGGCGATTACCTCTTCGCGCGGTCGTTCCAGTTGATGGTCGAAACCGGGAACCTCCGGGTTCTGAACATCCTGTCCAACGCGGCAGCGGTGATCGCCGAGGGCGAGGTGCTGCAGCTGACGGCGGCGATGAACCTGTCCACAACCGAGGACATCTACCTGCAGGTGATCCGCGGCAAGACCGCCGCCCTGTTCCGCGCCGCCTGCGAGGTGGGCGGCGTGATCGCCGAACGGCCCGAGCCGATGATCGAAGGCTTGGCCACCTATGGCGACGGTCTGGGCATCGCCTTTCAGATGGCCGATGACCTGCTCGACTGGGGTGGCAGCAGCGGGGCCATCGGCAAGAACACCGGCGATGATTTCCGCGAGCGCAAGCTGACGCTGCCGGTAATCCGGGCCGTGGCGCGGGCCGATGCGACCGAACGCGCCTTCTGGGAACGGACGATCGAAAAGGGCGATCAGCGCGACGGCGATCTGGAACAGGCGATGGACTTGTTGCGCCGCCACGGCACGCTCGAGGAAACGCGCGCCGAAGCGATGGGTTGGTCCGCGCGCGCCCGCGATGCGCTGGCGGTTCTGCCCGACCATCCCCTGCGCGACATGATGGCCGATCTGGCCGATTACGTGGTCGCGCGCCTTACCTGA
- a CDS encoding tetratricopeptide repeat protein — translation MRRPLLILSAVAALGAFSPATAQAQGQAPGQGLAGAYLAARAAVMDGNHRAAAVYFETALAADPGNAFLIGNAIFANAALGQWGRAETIADMIDPAEESSDMVNLVRMVQRLAENDLVAARAAIEAGQGAGLFVDGLALGWIALGEGDMRRATAAFQEIARDDGLADIALTHLALARAAVGDFEGADAIFSGDEFGALSVTERSLRARAEVLVQLDRADDALELLDFFTNSVPDPGLVALRERIASQVGTPPYSFITTAREGLAEVFYSIAQAMGRDAGSTTLPLLYTRAAHGIDPAHTEALILAGQLLSEAQQYALAADAFAEVPGDDPQYVEAQLGRADAIFDDGRPDDAVEVLRALAADHGGLASVQAALGDAYRRTDRCADAVTAYTAALDSVDITQRRNWFLYFARGICHEALDDFDASEADFRQALVLNPEQPQVLNNLGYSLVEQRRNLDEALSMIERAVEGDPDSGYIVDSLGWVLYRLGRFDEAVAPMERAVALLPNDPIINDHLGDVYWMVGRRREARFQWERALSFDPEDTDALRIRRKLEIGLDAVLVEEGGVGETQ, via the coding sequence ATGCGCCGCCCCCTGCTGATCCTGTCCGCCGTGGCGGCCCTCGGCGCGTTTTCCCCCGCCACGGCCCAAGCGCAGGGCCAAGCGCCGGGCCAAGGATTGGCCGGGGCCTACCTGGCCGCGCGGGCCGCTGTCATGGACGGCAATCACCGCGCCGCCGCCGTCTATTTCGAAACCGCGCTGGCCGCTGATCCGGGCAATGCATTCCTGATCGGCAATGCGATTTTCGCCAATGCGGCGCTGGGCCAATGGGGGCGGGCCGAAACCATCGCCGACATGATCGACCCGGCCGAGGAAAGCTCGGACATGGTCAATCTCGTGCGCATGGTGCAGCGCCTGGCCGAGAATGATCTTGTCGCCGCCCGTGCCGCGATCGAGGCCGGACAGGGCGCGGGGCTATTCGTCGACGGGCTGGCGCTGGGCTGGATCGCGCTGGGCGAGGGGGACATGCGCCGCGCCACCGCCGCCTTTCAGGAGATCGCGCGCGATGACGGGCTGGCCGATATCGCCCTGACCCATCTGGCCCTTGCGCGCGCCGCCGTGGGCGATTTCGAAGGGGCGGATGCGATTTTCTCGGGTGATGAATTCGGCGCGCTTTCGGTGACCGAACGCTCGCTGCGGGCGCGGGCCGAGGTTCTGGTGCAGCTTGACCGCGCCGATGATGCGCTGGAATTGCTGGATTTCTTCACCAACAGCGTGCCCGATCCCGGCCTTGTCGCGCTGCGCGAGCGGATCGCGTCGCAGGTCGGCACGCCGCCCTACAGCTTCATCACCACCGCCCGTGAAGGTCTGGCGGAGGTGTTCTATTCCATCGCCCAGGCGATGGGGCGCGATGCCGGGTCCACCACCCTGCCGCTGCTCTATACCCGCGCCGCCCATGGCATCGACCCCGCCCATACCGAGGCGCTGATCCTGGCGGGCCAGCTGTTGAGCGAGGCGCAGCAATACGCGCTGGCCGCCGATGCCTTTGCCGAGGTGCCGGGCGACGACCCGCAATATGTCGAGGCGCAGCTTGGCCGCGCCGATGCCATTTTCGATGATGGCAGGCCCGATGACGCGGTCGAGGTTCTGCGCGCCCTGGCTGCCGATCATGGTGGGCTTGCCTCCGTCCAGGCGGCGCTGGGCGATGCCTATCGCCGCACCGACCGCTGCGCCGACGCGGTCACGGCCTATACGGCGGCGCTCGATTCCGTCGACATCACCCAGCGCCGCAACTGGTTTCTCTATTTTGCGCGCGGCATCTGCCACGAGGCGCTGGATGATTTCGACGCCTCGGAGGCCGATTTCCGGCAGGCCCTTGTCCTGAACCCCGAGCAGCCGCAGGTGCTGAACAACCTGGGCTATTCGCTGGTGGAACAGCGCCGCAACCTGGACGAGGCGCTTTCCATGATCGAACGCGCGGTCGAGGGCGATCCGGATTCGGGCTATATCGTCGACAGCCTGGGCTGGGTGCTGTACCGGCTTGGCCGCTTTGACGAAGCCGTGGCGCCGATGGAACGCGCCGTGGCGCTTTTGCCCAATGATCCGATCATCAATGACCATCTGGGCGATGTCTACTGGATGGTGGGTCGCCGCCGCGAGGCGCGGTTCCAATGGGAACGCGCGCTCAGTTTCGACCCCGAGGACACCGACGCCCTGCGCATCCGCCGCAAGCTCGAGATCGGGCTCGATGCCGTGCTGGTCGAAGAGGGCGGCGTGGGCGAAACGCAGTGA
- a CDS encoding TlpA family protein disulfide reductase, with amino-acid sequence MIRKLRLGVLYLAAGLCANAAVGQDLSGYLTGEMRGLVLHEAPVAASSLPYLREDETEGALADYAGRHVVLNFWATWCAPCREEMPSLQNLQTALGGEDFAVVTLATGRNPPQAIRRFFEEIGVETLPQHRDINQQIAREMGVFGLPITVILNPQGQEIARLRGDAHWDSPEAIALIEALLAGG; translated from the coding sequence ATGATCCGCAAATTGCGTCTTGGGGTGCTCTACCTTGCTGCAGGCCTCTGTGCAAATGCTGCCGTGGGGCAGGACCTGTCGGGCTATCTGACGGGCGAGATGCGGGGATTGGTGCTGCACGAGGCGCCGGTTGCGGCATCGAGCCTGCCCTATCTGCGCGAGGACGAGACCGAAGGCGCGCTTGCCGATTACGCGGGGCGGCATGTCGTTCTGAATTTCTGGGCCACCTGGTGCGCGCCCTGCCGCGAGGAGATGCCGTCGCTGCAAAACCTGCAGACGGCGCTGGGGGGCGAGGATTTCGCCGTGGTGACGCTGGCCACCGGGCGCAATCCGCCGCAGGCGATCCGCCGCTTTTTCGAGGAGATCGGGGTGGAGACCCTGCCCCAGCACCGCGACATCAACCAGCAGATCGCGCGCGAGATGGGGGTGTTCGGCCTGCCGATCACCGTGATCCTGAACCCGCAGGGACAGGAGATCGCACGGCTGAGGGGCGATGCGCATTGGGACAGCCCCGAGGCCATCGCGCTGATCGAGGCGCTGTTGGCGGGCGGTTGA